One genomic window of Streptomonospora nanhaiensis includes the following:
- a CDS encoding glycosyltransferase family 4 protein: MPHSDRPLRVALLSYRSKPHCGGQGVYVRHLSRELAALGHRVTVFSGQPYPELDPGVILEKVPSLDLYNDEAPFTTPPLRQWRDWIDVLEVTTMWTAGFPEPLTFSLRALRELRRRAAEFDVVHDNQTLGYGQLGIPAAGLPLVTTIHHPITVDRRIEVEQATGWQRLTKRRWYSFVGMQGRVARRVRPILVPSRSSADDIVREFGVRRSAVEIVPLGVDTRYFRPHADTPRVPGRLVCVASADSPLKGVATLLRATAKLATERDVTLTVVSRPTPGGPTDRLVDELSLRDRVTFVSGIDDTALARLLAEAEVAVVPSFYEGFSLPAVEAMACGTPLVASRAGAIPEVVGPDGEAARLTTPGDPEELAAAIADLLDDPDRRAAMGEAAWNRVQQRFTWRAVAESTARQYAAAIAAAPRRAGAPRP; encoded by the coding sequence ATGCCGCACTCCGACCGCCCCCTGCGCGTCGCGCTCCTGTCCTACCGCAGCAAACCGCACTGCGGCGGCCAGGGCGTCTACGTCCGCCACCTCTCCCGCGAGCTCGCCGCGCTCGGGCACCGCGTCACCGTGTTCTCCGGCCAGCCCTACCCCGAACTCGACCCCGGCGTGATCCTGGAGAAGGTGCCCAGCCTCGACCTCTACAACGACGAGGCGCCCTTCACCACCCCGCCCCTGCGGCAGTGGCGCGACTGGATCGACGTGCTGGAGGTCACCACCATGTGGACCGCCGGCTTCCCCGAACCCCTCACCTTCTCGCTGCGGGCGCTGCGCGAACTCCGCCGCCGCGCCGCCGAGTTCGACGTCGTCCACGACAACCAGACCCTGGGCTACGGCCAACTCGGCATCCCCGCCGCCGGCCTGCCCCTGGTCACCACCATCCACCACCCCATCACCGTGGACCGCCGCATCGAGGTCGAGCAGGCCACCGGCTGGCAGCGCCTCACCAAGCGCCGCTGGTACAGCTTCGTGGGCATGCAGGGCCGGGTCGCCCGCCGCGTCCGGCCCATCCTGGTGCCCTCGCGCTCCTCGGCCGACGACATCGTCCGCGAGTTCGGCGTGCGCCGCTCCGCCGTCGAGATCGTCCCCCTGGGCGTCGACACCCGCTACTTCCGCCCCCACGCCGACACCCCCCGGGTGCCCGGCCGGCTCGTCTGCGTGGCCAGCGCCGACAGCCCCCTCAAGGGCGTCGCCACCCTGCTGCGCGCCACCGCCAAGCTCGCCACCGAACGCGACGTCACCCTCACCGTGGTCAGCCGGCCCACCCCCGGCGGCCCCACCGACCGCCTCGTGGACGAACTGAGCCTGCGCGACCGCGTCACCTTCGTCAGCGGCATCGACGACACCGCCCTGGCCCGCCTGCTCGCCGAAGCCGAGGTCGCCGTCGTGCCGTCCTTCTACGAGGGCTTCTCCCTGCCGGCGGTCGAGGCCATGGCCTGCGGCACCCCCCTGGTCGCCAGCCGCGCCGGCGCCATCCCCGAGGTCGTGGGCCCCGACGGCGAGGCCGCCCGCCTCACCACACCCGGGGACCCCGAGGAGCTGGCCGCCGCGATCGCCGACCTGCTCGACGACCCCGACCGCCGCGCGGCCATGGGCGAAGCCGCCTGGAACCGCGTCCAGCAGCGCTTCACCTGGCGCGCGGTCGCCGAGTCCACCGCCCGCCAGTACGCCGCCGCCATCGCCGCCGCGCCGCGCCGCGCGGGCGCGCCCCGACCGTGA
- a CDS encoding NUDIX hydrolase: protein MLAVVFQIRQDRLSVLLWRRARPPFEGRWSLPGGRLGADEGLDDSIRRQLAQKVDVRDLTHLEQLETRGDPCRHPQGRILATAYLGLVPADIDPLVPADTRWHPASDLPPMGFDHAAIVHSGRRRLRAKLSYTNVGFALAPPEFTMSQLSRYYRAALGHDVAATNLRRVLLRRGQIEETGRFVPSGRSGGRPAALFRFRARRLEITDAFAVLRPPGGA, encoded by the coding sequence GTGCTCGCGGTGGTCTTCCAGATCCGCCAGGACCGGCTGAGCGTGCTGCTGTGGCGGCGGGCGCGGCCGCCGTTCGAGGGCCGCTGGTCGCTGCCGGGCGGGCGGCTGGGCGCCGACGAAGGGCTGGACGACTCCATCCGCCGCCAGCTCGCGCAAAAGGTCGACGTGCGCGATCTCACGCACCTGGAGCAGCTGGAGACCCGGGGCGACCCCTGCCGCCACCCCCAGGGCCGCATCCTGGCAACGGCCTACCTGGGCCTCGTGCCCGCCGACATCGACCCGCTGGTACCCGCGGACACCCGGTGGCACCCGGCCTCCGACCTCCCGCCGATGGGCTTCGACCACGCCGCCATCGTGCACTCCGGCCGCCGGCGCCTGCGCGCCAAGCTGTCCTACACCAACGTGGGCTTCGCGCTGGCGCCGCCGGAGTTCACCATGTCGCAGCTGTCGCGCTACTACCGCGCGGCCCTGGGCCACGACGTCGCGGCAACCAACCTGCGCCGGGTGCTGCTGCGGCGCGGCCAGATCGAGGAGACCGGCCGCTTCGTGCCCTCGGGCCGCTCGGGCGGCCGCCCGGCCGCACTCTTCCGCTTCCGCGCCCGGCGCCTGGAGATCACCGACGCGTTCGCGGTCCTGCGCCCGCCGGGCGGCGCCTAG
- a CDS encoding RNA polymerase sigma factor, translating into MTAHSTDDRAEGSGGPSASRRAAGRHSAVPAAEMADALRRGTRHGWCYDLLATRLYRYCWSLLGPAEDPGAPDPAAEAVHEAFLAATHHIGALADDDDLVPWLFALVRAAARRRGFCAESPYARLPVMPRERAAVELSRLLPPSRRELLELYLRHNVPTAQIARVAGLGPDTAADLCRTAVLHAADLLVRHRLAPGDAAGRGPDRGVRDVLALLEPPAPPRALRERVLHDCASPLKGAERRAAADALAPLGADGFPLHRDRTAAAGAAAPAAAPAADGGEGADGGDGARESAAALPRDRVTTRDVPVPARAEALARPAPDTDETGGGTARRRRPRALTATVAAVAVVLCLWGGVAAVRGGGSDAVTGARLPAPPGTGSPVDDGAGSADATAEPDTGPGPPAPSSAPVPAETVAPPAPSAPAAEPPPAEAGGGDGAEGPGWAGGAPPASGGAAAPEGGGEPEQGGGDDTEEPGGEDGEGDSDGGSEPGRRGPLSELVGGLLGLLGGSTAPER; encoded by the coding sequence GTGACCGCGCATTCCACCGACGACCGGGCCGAGGGCTCCGGCGGGCCTTCAGCGAGCCGCCGCGCGGCGGGCCGCCACAGCGCGGTGCCCGCCGCCGAGATGGCCGACGCGCTGCGCCGGGGCACCAGGCACGGCTGGTGCTACGACCTGCTGGCCACCCGCCTGTACCGGTACTGCTGGTCGCTGCTGGGCCCGGCCGAGGACCCCGGCGCGCCCGATCCCGCCGCCGAGGCGGTGCACGAGGCGTTCCTGGCCGCCACCCACCACATCGGCGCGCTCGCCGATGACGACGACCTCGTCCCGTGGCTGTTCGCGCTGGTGCGCGCCGCCGCCCGGCGGCGGGGGTTCTGCGCGGAGTCGCCCTACGCCCGGCTGCCCGTCATGCCCCGCGAGCGCGCGGCGGTGGAGCTGTCGCGGCTGCTGCCCCCCAGCCGCCGCGAACTGCTGGAGCTGTACCTGCGGCACAACGTGCCCACCGCCCAGATCGCGCGCGTCGCCGGCCTGGGCCCCGACACCGCCGCCGACCTGTGCCGCACCGCCGTGCTGCACGCCGCCGACCTGCTGGTGCGCCACCGGCTCGCGCCCGGCGACGCCGCCGGGCGCGGCCCCGACCGCGGGGTGCGCGACGTCCTGGCCCTGCTGGAGCCCCCGGCCCCGCCCCGGGCGCTGCGCGAGCGGGTGCTGCACGACTGCGCCTCCCCGCTGAAGGGCGCCGAGCGCCGGGCGGCGGCCGACGCGCTGGCGCCGCTGGGAGCCGACGGCTTCCCGCTGCACCGCGACCGCACGGCCGCGGCCGGCGCCGCCGCGCCGGCCGCCGCGCCCGCCGCCGACGGCGGCGAGGGCGCTGACGGCGGTGACGGCGCGCGGGAGTCCGCCGCCGCGCTGCCCCGCGACCGGGTGACGACCCGCGACGTGCCCGTGCCCGCCCGCGCCGAGGCCCTCGCCCGGCCCGCCCCGGACACCGACGAGACCGGCGGCGGCACCGCGCGGCGCCGCCGGCCCCGGGCGCTCACCGCGACGGTGGCGGCCGTCGCCGTCGTGCTGTGCCTGTGGGGCGGGGTGGCCGCCGTGCGCGGCGGCGGGAGCGACGCGGTGACCGGCGCGCGGCTGCCCGCGCCGCCCGGCACCGGCTCCCCCGTGGACGACGGCGCCGGGTCCGCCGACGCCACCGCCGAACCCGACACCGGCCCCGGGCCGCCCGCGCCCTCATCCGCCCCGGTGCCCGCCGAGACGGTGGCGCCCCCCGCTCCCTCGGCGCCGGCGGCCGAGCCGCCCCCGGCTGAAGCCGGCGGCGGCGACGGCGCGGAGGGCCCCGGCTGGGCCGGGGGCGCCCCGCCCGCCTCCGGCGGCGCGGCCGCGCCCGAGGGCGGCGGTGAGCCCGAGCAGGGCGGCGGAGACGACACCGAGGAGCCCGGCGGCGAAGACGGCGAAGGGGATTCGGACGGCGGATCCGAGCCCGGGCGGCGGGGGCCGCTCTCCGAACTCGTCGGCGGCCTGCTGGGGCTGCTCGGCGGGTCCACCGCACCCGAGCGGTAG
- a CDS encoding prenyltransferase: MSRAEPRTAPDFPGAPAHRAGAVPELPGVLTAADVLASAGYLLGAQRPDGAIPWFPGGHTDVWDHVECAMALTAAGHTDAARRAYRWLGTVQLPDGSWPAKLRQNTPASPLREANHAAYPAVGLWHYLLVTGDAAFAAALWPTVRAGVEFALGLRTERGEIRWARDSAGRAGDHALLTACASIHHGLRCGAALGERLGSPQPEWELAAARLGHLVAEHESVFADRSRYSMDWYYPVLGGAVRGEAALRRLADRWDTFVVPGLGIRCVSDQPWVTGAETCELVLALAAVGDTERATALLADMQHLRDTDDGAYWTGYQFAEDVRWPVERSTWTSAAVILAADALSATTPGARVFTAHPPVAADPEPAGCGCPALVR, translated from the coding sequence ATGAGCCGCGCCGAACCCCGCACCGCGCCCGACTTCCCCGGCGCGCCCGCGCACCGCGCCGGCGCCGTGCCCGAACTCCCCGGCGTGCTCACCGCCGCCGACGTCCTGGCCTCGGCCGGCTACCTGCTCGGCGCGCAGCGGCCCGACGGCGCCATCCCGTGGTTCCCCGGCGGCCACACCGACGTCTGGGACCATGTCGAGTGCGCCATGGCCCTCACCGCCGCCGGCCACACCGACGCCGCCCGCCGCGCCTACCGGTGGCTGGGCACGGTCCAACTCCCCGACGGCTCCTGGCCCGCCAAGCTCCGCCAGAACACCCCCGCCAGCCCGCTGCGCGAGGCCAACCACGCGGCCTACCCGGCGGTGGGGCTGTGGCACTACCTCCTCGTCACCGGCGACGCCGCGTTCGCCGCCGCCCTGTGGCCGACCGTGCGCGCCGGCGTGGAGTTCGCGCTGGGCCTGCGCACCGAGCGCGGCGAGATCCGCTGGGCGCGCGACTCCGCCGGCCGCGCCGGGGACCACGCGCTGCTCACCGCCTGCGCCAGCATCCACCACGGCCTGCGCTGCGGCGCCGCGCTGGGCGAGCGGCTCGGCAGCCCCCAGCCCGAGTGGGAATTGGCCGCCGCCCGGCTGGGCCACCTGGTCGCCGAGCACGAGTCGGTCTTCGCCGACCGCTCCCGCTACTCCATGGACTGGTACTACCCCGTCCTGGGCGGCGCGGTGCGCGGCGAGGCCGCCCTTCGGCGGCTGGCCGACCGCTGGGACACGTTCGTGGTGCCGGGGCTGGGCATCCGCTGCGTCAGCGACCAGCCCTGGGTGACCGGCGCCGAGACCTGCGAACTGGTGCTCGCCCTGGCCGCCGTCGGCGACACCGAGCGCGCCACCGCGCTGCTCGCCGACATGCAGCACCTGCGCGACACCGACGACGGCGCCTACTGGACCGGCTACCAGTTCGCCGAGGACGTGCGCTGGCCGGTGGAGCGCAGCACCTGGACCTCGGCCGCCGTCATCCTGGCCGCCGACGCCCTGTCGGCCACCACACCCGGCGCCCGGGTGTTCACCGCCCACCCGCCGGTGGCCGCCGACCCCGAGCCCGCCGGCTGCGGCTGCCCGGCCCTGGTGCGCTAG
- a CDS encoding class IV adenylate cyclase, whose amino-acid sequence MQHEYEATFLAVDTADLRTRLEGLGAVRVFPRTRFTRRIFEGGALEAGAWVRLRDEGTRSTLTLKQVTDATAIDGTTEVETEVGDPRAVAEILERVGLRQARYQENDREEWRLGEVVFDFDTWPGLPTFLEVEGPDEDSVRGAAALLGLDYARARFGSVDEIYRSEAGRDILAEPVLLFADAEADPDPGAGSPDRTASGG is encoded by the coding sequence ATGCAGCACGAGTACGAGGCGACGTTCCTCGCCGTCGACACCGCCGACCTGCGGACCAGACTGGAGGGGCTCGGCGCCGTCCGGGTGTTCCCCCGGACCCGGTTCACCCGCCGGATCTTCGAGGGCGGCGCCCTCGAAGCCGGGGCGTGGGTGCGCCTGCGGGACGAGGGCACCCGGTCCACGCTCACCCTCAAGCAGGTCACCGACGCCACCGCCATCGACGGCACCACCGAGGTCGAGACCGAGGTCGGCGACCCGCGCGCCGTCGCCGAGATCCTGGAGCGCGTCGGCCTGCGCCAGGCGCGCTACCAGGAGAACGACCGGGAGGAGTGGCGCCTGGGCGAGGTCGTGTTCGACTTCGACACCTGGCCGGGCCTGCCCACCTTCCTGGAGGTCGAGGGGCCCGACGAGGACTCGGTGCGCGGGGCGGCCGCCCTGCTCGGGCTCGACTACGCCCGCGCCCGGTTCGGCAGCGTGGACGAGATCTACCGCAGCGAGGCCGGCCGCGACATCCTCGCCGAGCCCGTGCTGCTGTTCGCCGATGCCGAGGCCGACCCCGATCCGGGTGCGGGCTCCCCCGACCGCACCGCGAGCGGCGGCTGA
- a CDS encoding TetR family transcriptional regulator: MAVQAPIGVRSRSQNQRRKRIVQTAAALALRGGVEAMQMRAVAERAGVALGTLYRYFPSKMDLVVAVVTEELDLLERSISRRPPGAETAAGRAVDVLMRATRGLMREPELADALVRSLIMAEVKTELGPRITDLLWRVATEAPVPLHDGDPAEPAAHPDREDPAYVRVASLSSIWIFELLEVLKGDRDIERVRERLEIAAEPLLAVCDQDRVPEARKPEETRN, encoded by the coding sequence GTGGCGGTCCAGGCGCCGATCGGAGTGCGGTCCCGAAGCCAGAACCAGCGCCGCAAGCGGATTGTGCAGACAGCGGCGGCCCTGGCGCTGCGCGGCGGCGTGGAGGCCATGCAGATGCGGGCGGTGGCCGAGCGCGCCGGTGTCGCGCTGGGCACCCTCTACCGCTACTTCCCCTCCAAGATGGACCTCGTGGTGGCCGTGGTCACCGAGGAGTTGGACCTGCTGGAACGCAGCATCAGCCGCCGCCCTCCCGGTGCCGAGACCGCCGCCGGGCGCGCCGTCGACGTGCTGATGCGGGCCACGCGCGGACTGATGCGCGAACCCGAACTCGCCGACGCGCTGGTGCGCTCGCTGATCATGGCCGAGGTCAAGACCGAGTTGGGCCCGCGCATCACCGACCTGCTGTGGCGGGTGGCCACCGAGGCGCCGGTGCCCCTCCACGACGGCGACCCCGCCGAGCCCGCCGCCCACCCCGACCGCGAGGACCCCGCCTACGTGCGGGTGGCGTCGCTGTCGAGCATCTGGATCTTCGAACTGCTGGAGGTCCTCAAGGGCGACCGCGACATCGAGCGGGTGCGCGAGCGCCTGGAGATCGCGGCCGAGCCGCTGCTGGCCGTCTGCGACCAGGACCGTGTTCCGGAGGCCCGAAAGCCCGAGGAAACGCGGAATTAA
- a CDS encoding MBL fold metallo-hydrolase, protein MRATPPVEDLGEGLWSVPVPIPGNPLGYTLVYVLESPRGPVLVDAGWPHEDSWGALTAGLAAIGTGVADVHGVVLTHFHPDHSGLAERVRAASGAWIAMHGADADLVRRLRAHTPEEHRDLQAERMAEAGASPDEVARLRAAPPRMAPPAPPDRELADGDLLDLPRRKLRTVWTPGHSPGHICLHLEDADVLFTGDHVLPRITPHLGLYTLDTDEDPLSAYLDSLTGLDAVPATRALPAHEHRFTGPAARAAEIAAHHEDKLDRLAALLDARPATLWDLSARLPWARPWAEMGTLARRMAAAETAAHLRTLERRGRARRRDAPGGTPGWTAPRAPARP, encoded by the coding sequence GTGCGCGCGACACCACCGGTGGAGGACCTGGGCGAGGGCCTGTGGAGCGTTCCGGTGCCCATCCCGGGCAACCCGCTGGGCTACACCCTGGTCTACGTCCTGGAGAGCCCTCGCGGCCCGGTCCTGGTCGACGCCGGCTGGCCCCACGAGGACTCCTGGGGCGCCCTCACCGCCGGACTGGCCGCCATCGGCACCGGCGTCGCCGACGTCCACGGGGTCGTCCTCACCCACTTCCACCCCGACCACTCCGGCCTGGCCGAGCGCGTACGCGCCGCCTCGGGTGCCTGGATCGCCATGCACGGAGCCGACGCGGACCTGGTGCGCCGCCTGCGCGCCCACACCCCCGAGGAGCACCGGGACCTCCAGGCCGAGCGCATGGCCGAGGCCGGCGCCTCCCCCGACGAGGTGGCCCGCCTGCGCGCCGCCCCGCCCCGCATGGCGCCGCCCGCCCCGCCCGACCGCGAACTCGCCGACGGCGACCTCCTCGACCTGCCGCGGCGCAAACTGCGCACCGTGTGGACCCCCGGCCACTCCCCCGGCCACATCTGCCTGCACCTGGAGGACGCCGACGTCCTCTTCACCGGCGACCACGTCCTGCCCCGCATCACCCCCCACCTCGGCCTCTACACCCTCGACACCGACGAGGACCCGCTGAGCGCCTACCTGGACTCCCTCACCGGGCTCGACGCGGTGCCCGCCACCCGCGCCCTGCCCGCGCACGAGCACCGCTTCACCGGCCCCGCCGCGCGCGCCGCCGAGATCGCCGCCCACCACGAGGACAAACTCGACCGCCTCGCCGCCCTCCTGGACGCCCGCCCCGCCACCCTGTGGGACCTCAGCGCCCGCCTGCCCTGGGCCCGCCCCTGGGCCGAGATGGGCACCTTGGCGCGCCGCATGGCCGCCGCCGAGACAGCCGCCCACCTGCGCACCCTGGAGCGCCGGGGCCGCGCCCGCCGCCGCGACGCACCCGGCGGCACCCCCGGCTGGACCGCCCCCCGCGCACCCGCCCGCCCCTGA
- the nadA gene encoding quinolinate synthase NadA has translation MTAPTAVADTMSRQEWAEEVHRLARERDAVILAHNYQRPEIQDVAHHTGDSLALSRLAAEVDASTIVFCGVHFMAETAKILSPEKTVLLPDLAAGCSLADTITAEDVRAWRAQHPGAVVVAYVNTSAAVKAESDVCCTSSNAADVIRSIPEDREILFLPDQFLGAHVKRVTGRDNIHVWMGECHVHAGIDGHTLRERVAAEPEAELYVHPECGCATSALYLVGSGAVPQERVKVLSTGGMLSAAEKSSAGKVLIATETGMLHQLRAANPTTTFEPVNPRAECHYMKMITADKLLATLRHGTGEITVDAETAARARRSVERMVAIGSPSRGGE, from the coding sequence ATGACAGCTCCCACCGCCGTCGCCGACACCATGAGCAGGCAGGAGTGGGCCGAGGAGGTGCACCGCCTGGCCCGCGAGCGCGACGCCGTCATCCTGGCGCACAACTACCAGCGGCCCGAGATCCAGGACGTCGCCCACCACACCGGCGACTCCCTCGCGCTGTCGCGCCTGGCGGCCGAGGTCGACGCGAGCACGATCGTGTTCTGCGGCGTCCACTTCATGGCCGAGACCGCCAAGATCCTCTCCCCGGAGAAGACGGTCCTGCTGCCCGACCTGGCGGCCGGGTGCTCCCTGGCCGACACCATCACCGCCGAGGACGTCCGCGCCTGGCGCGCCCAGCACCCCGGCGCGGTCGTGGTGGCCTACGTCAACACCTCGGCGGCCGTGAAGGCGGAGTCCGACGTCTGCTGCACCTCCTCCAACGCCGCCGACGTCATCCGGTCCATCCCCGAGGACCGGGAGATCCTGTTCCTGCCCGACCAGTTCCTCGGCGCCCACGTCAAGCGGGTCACCGGGCGCGACAACATCCACGTGTGGATGGGCGAGTGCCACGTGCACGCCGGGATCGACGGCCACACCCTGCGCGAGCGGGTCGCGGCCGAGCCCGAGGCCGAGCTGTACGTGCACCCCGAGTGCGGGTGCGCCACTTCGGCGCTGTACCTGGTGGGCTCGGGCGCGGTGCCCCAGGAGCGGGTGAAGGTGCTGTCGACGGGCGGCATGCTCAGCGCCGCCGAGAAGTCCTCGGCCGGCAAGGTGCTGATCGCCACGGAGACCGGCATGCTGCACCAGCTGCGCGCGGCCAACCCCACCACCACCTTCGAGCCGGTCAACCCGCGCGCCGAGTGCCACTACATGAAGATGATCACCGCCGACAAGCTGCTGGCGACCCTGCGCCACGGCACCGGCGAGATCACCGTGGACGCCGAGACCGCCGCACGCGCCCGCCGCTCGGTGGAGCGCATGGTGGCCATCGGCTCGCCCTCGCGCGGCGGCGAGTAG
- a CDS encoding class I SAM-dependent methyltransferase gives MITVDFTLLPVGPGDRVLDLGCGGGRHAFEVYRRGADIVAFDQNENDLAAVADMFAAMRAEGEAPADATAETVKGDALAMPFDDGAFDRVIAAEIFEHIPHDTAAMAELYRVLRPGGIAAVTVPSWLPERLCWALSEEYHTNEGGHIRIYTRAELEAKLKAAGFAVGPHHHAHALHSPYWWIKCAVGPSNDDHPLAAAYHRLLVWDMMRAPALTRTAERLLNPAIGKSVVVYVRKPLADAGRRG, from the coding sequence CTGATCACCGTCGACTTCACCCTGCTGCCCGTCGGCCCCGGCGACCGGGTCCTCGACCTCGGCTGCGGCGGCGGCCGGCACGCCTTCGAGGTCTACCGGCGCGGCGCCGACATCGTGGCCTTCGACCAGAACGAGAACGACCTCGCCGCCGTCGCCGACATGTTCGCGGCCATGCGCGCCGAGGGCGAGGCCCCCGCCGACGCCACCGCCGAGACCGTCAAGGGCGACGCCCTGGCCATGCCCTTCGACGACGGCGCCTTCGACCGCGTCATCGCCGCCGAGATCTTCGAGCACATCCCGCACGACACCGCCGCCATGGCCGAGCTGTACCGGGTGCTGCGCCCGGGCGGCATCGCCGCCGTGACCGTGCCCAGCTGGCTGCCCGAGCGGCTGTGCTGGGCGCTGTCGGAGGAGTACCACACCAACGAGGGCGGCCACATCCGCATCTACACCCGCGCCGAACTGGAGGCCAAGCTCAAGGCCGCCGGGTTCGCCGTCGGCCCCCACCACCACGCCCACGCCCTCCACTCCCCCTACTGGTGGATCAAGTGCGCCGTGGGCCCCTCCAACGACGACCACCCCCTGGCCGCCGCCTACCACCGGCTGCTGGTGTGGGACATGATGCGCGCCCCCGCGCTCACCCGCACCGCCGAACGCCTCCTCAACCCCGCCATCGGCAAGAGCGTCGTGGTCTACGTGCGCAAGCCCCTCGCCGACGCCGGGCGCCGCGGATGA